TCCACCTGCCTCCACTTATTTCTTCCGATTGTTTCAGTATTACCGCAACCGTACCCGATATGTATTTGAATGCATCTCTGGAGTGGACAGAATCGTAAAACGAGGTCGGAGACCTGGACAGCTGGCGCTCCAGTGACGAGCACAGAAAAATCGGAGCCGGAGGGCGGGTACCGGGGCGTCGTTCAGTTCGTCGCCTGCGCGATGGCCTGGTCGAGGTCGGCGATGATGTCGTCGACGGCTTCGGTGCCGACCGAGAGGCGTACCAGGTCGTCGGTGACGCCGGCGGTGGCCTTCTCCTCGTCAGTGAGTTGCTGGTGGGTGGTCGACGCCGGGTGGATGATGAGCGTCTTCGCGTCGCCGACGTTCGCCAGGAGCGAGGCGACCTCCGTGGATTCGACCGTCGTCCGGGCGGCGTCGTAGCCGTCCTCGAGACCGAACGTTATCATCCCGCCGTACCCGCCGTCGAGGTACTTCGAGGCCATGTCGTGGGTCTCGTGGCCCTCGAGTCCGGGGTAGGTGACCCACGACACCTCGGGGTGGTCGTCGAGGTGTTCGGCGACAGCCATCGCGTTCGCACAGTGGCGGTCCATCCGCGAGGGCAGGGTCTCCAGGCCCTGCTGGGTCTGCCACGCGTCGAACGGCGACTGCTGGCACCCGAGGTCGCGAAGGCCGCGGGCGATAGCGGCGTAGGTGAACGCGGCGTCGCCGAACCGCTCGCGGAAGTTGACGCCGTGATAGGCAGGGTTGTCGCCGCCGATCTCGGGGTACTTCTCGGCGTACTCGTCCCACGGGAACGACCCGCCGTCGACGAGAACCCCGCCCACCGTCGTTCCGTGGCCGTGGATCCACTTCGTCGTGGAGTTCCAGACCAGGTCGGCGCCGTGTTCGATGGGGTTGCACAGGTACGGCGTCGCGAACGTGTTGTCGACGAACAGCGGAGCGCCGTTGTCGTGGGCGATGTCGGCCAGTCGCTCGATGTCGGGGGTGACCAGCGCCGGGTTGCCGATGGTCTCGAAGTGGACGTAGGCGGTGTCCTCGTCGATAGCCTCCTCGTAGGCCTCGTAATCGAGCGTGTCGACGAAGCGGGCCTCGACGCCGTTGCGCGGCGCGGTGTGGGTGTAGTAGGTGTAGGTCCCGCCGTAGAGCGACGACGCCGTGACGATGTTGTCGCCGACGTCGGCCAGCAGGAAGGTCGCGAGGTTCAGCGAGGCCATCCCGGAGGCCGTCGCGACGGCACCGACCCCGCCTTCGAGTGCGGCAAGTCGCTCCTGCAGCATCGCGACGGTGGGGTTCATCAGCCGCGAGTAGATGTGACCGGGCTTCTCAAGGGCGAACTGCGCCGCCGCGTCGTCGGCGTCCTCGAAGACGTACGAGGTGGTCTGGTGGATAGGCGGGGCTCGCGACCGGGCGCCCGTGCCGGGGTCCTCCTGGCCGACGTGGAGGGCGTCTGTCTCGAATCCGTGTGAATCGTCGTCGCTCATAGTGTGGTACCCATCTTCATCCCCTGAGGAATAAAGATTCCCTACACCGGAGAACTACGCCAGTGCCCCGCGACGCCGGCAATAACGGACGGTAGTTGGCCAAGCATACGGCGAGCGAAGCGAGCCGTTTCACGGAATCGCCGCGGGCGAGGTCGGCGAGCGACCTCGAATGCGAACGGCGAAGCCGTGAGCACGGCGATTTCGCTTTTTCGCCCACGTTTTTGCCGCGAGTGGTGGCCGCAGGCCACCCGAGCGGGAAAAACGTGGGTTAGGTGAATTTGCGAACAGTCATCTCCAGCGTGTCGAGGTCGAGAATCGGGGCGTACCCCGAGTCGGGATCGATGTTGACGGACTTCTGGAAGTCGGTCTGGGCCTGCCAGCAGCCGGAGTTCAGCGCCAGCACGTTGTGGTACTCGCCCCACCCGAGCTTGTGGACGTGCCCGGTGTGGAACACGTCCGGCACGTCTTCCATCACGAGGTAGTCTTTCTTCTCGGGGGCCAGGCGGGTGTGGCCGCCGTACTGCGGGGCGACGTGGCGCTTCTTCAGGAGCTGGTACATGGCTTTGTGGGGTTCCTCGTAACTGGCCTCCTCGTCGGGGAGTTCGGCGATGACCTCGTCCAGCGAGACGCCGTGGTACATGAGAATCGTGACGCCCTCGACGGTGACCAGCGCGGGGTTCGAGTGGACCTGTGCGTCGTGGGCGGTCATGATATCTCGGAGTTCCTCGTCGAAGCCCGGCTGGGGTTCGGCCAGGCGGACCGCGTCGTGGTTCCCCGGTATCATCCGGATCTCCATGTCGCCGGGGACCTCCTTGAGGTACTCGGAGAACCGCTCGTACTGGTCGTAGATATCGATGATGTCGAGTTCCTC
This DNA window, taken from Haloarcula ordinaria, encodes the following:
- a CDS encoding O-acetylhomoserine aminocarboxypropyltransferase/cysteine synthase family protein; its protein translation is MSDDDSHGFETDALHVGQEDPGTGARSRAPPIHQTTSYVFEDADDAAAQFALEKPGHIYSRLMNPTVAMLQERLAALEGGVGAVATASGMASLNLATFLLADVGDNIVTASSLYGGTYTYYTHTAPRNGVEARFVDTLDYEAYEEAIDEDTAYVHFETIGNPALVTPDIERLADIAHDNGAPLFVDNTFATPYLCNPIEHGADLVWNSTTKWIHGHGTTVGGVLVDGGSFPWDEYAEKYPEIGGDNPAYHGVNFRERFGDAAFTYAAIARGLRDLGCQQSPFDAWQTQQGLETLPSRMDRHCANAMAVAEHLDDHPEVSWVTYPGLEGHETHDMASKYLDGGYGGMITFGLEDGYDAARTTVESTEVASLLANVGDAKTLIIHPASTTHQQLTDEEKATAGVTDDLVRLSVGTEAVDDIIADLDQAIAQATN